The following are encoded together in the Roseivirga misakiensis genome:
- a CDS encoding tetratricopeptide repeat protein — protein MLKVVYTLIFIFCTQLFVVGQENSADDLLNDALGIMSEDPEEAIDLTMRAFKLAGKNGDSYGMISAKSVMGDISMQEGDFEAAYINFSDALEYLEKSDTVDVYNRMLILSNLAEIKSVYGDHGGAADLYGLSNKAAMEYVQNYSDIAEEYDELNVSVEILYNQAQELKLDGRYLEAGDILLKLWEDSEFEKDTILLAKVVNELGMIRKENKQYNDALEFFAISAFGDGVEEYIQAIAMHNLAETYMEQGDFVKAEKYYGEALEKKMIHSSESSQFRTLLGQGELFFKKGDVNLAIEKWETALTTYDKVESYPDLFVVYDWLQKAYLKTDLQKASVYGDLYSGHIKEWMKIQSSQRNNAPTLQAFNTKIDTILADRQLKAERLALLKRYWPFGVVALLLILLLVYTVQVSFNRRRERLLEESLKLDRASVADEILNRIRRD, from the coding sequence ATGTTGAAAGTAGTTTACACACTGATTTTTATTTTTTGCACCCAGCTTTTTGTAGTTGGTCAGGAAAATAGTGCCGATGATCTACTGAATGATGCGCTCGGTATTATGAGCGAAGACCCAGAAGAAGCCATCGATTTGACCATGCGAGCGTTTAAACTTGCTGGAAAAAATGGTGATAGCTACGGTATGATATCTGCCAAAAGTGTAATGGGTGATATCAGTATGCAAGAAGGTGATTTCGAGGCTGCTTACATCAACTTCTCAGATGCACTAGAATACTTAGAAAAATCAGACACGGTTGACGTTTACAACCGTATGCTCATTCTGAGCAACTTAGCCGAAATTAAATCTGTTTATGGCGATCATGGCGGTGCGGCGGACCTTTACGGCTTATCCAATAAAGCTGCGATGGAATATGTCCAGAATTATTCAGATATCGCCGAGGAATACGACGAGCTAAATGTTTCTGTGGAAATTCTCTACAATCAGGCGCAGGAATTAAAATTAGATGGTAGGTACCTTGAAGCAGGAGATATACTCTTGAAGCTTTGGGAAGACTCTGAATTTGAGAAAGATACTATTCTATTGGCCAAAGTTGTGAATGAACTTGGCATGATCCGAAAGGAAAATAAGCAGTACAACGATGCACTAGAATTCTTTGCTATATCGGCTTTTGGTGATGGTGTTGAAGAATATATTCAAGCTATTGCGATGCACAACTTAGCCGAGACCTACATGGAACAAGGCGATTTCGTTAAGGCCGAAAAGTACTATGGGGAAGCCTTAGAAAAGAAAATGATCCATTCAAGTGAATCATCACAGTTTAGAACTCTACTAGGCCAAGGAGAATTATTTTTCAAAAAAGGTGATGTGAACCTCGCCATAGAAAAGTGGGAAACAGCTTTGACTACTTATGACAAGGTCGAAAGCTATCCTGATCTATTTGTTGTCTATGATTGGCTTCAAAAAGCCTATCTGAAGACAGATTTGCAAAAAGCTTCAGTTTATGGAGATTTATATAGCGGTCATATCAAAGAATGGATGAAAATTCAGAGCAGCCAAAGAAATAATGCACCAACCTTACAGGCTTTCAATACCAAAATAGACACCATTCTTGCAGATCGTCAGTTGAAGGCAGAAAGGCTGGCATTATTGAAGAGGTATTGGCCATTTGGTGTAGTTGCCTTATTACTAATCCTATTGCTTGTTTACACCGTACAAGTTAGCTTTAATAGGAGGAGAGAACGTTTGCTAGAGGAAAGCTTAAAGTTAGATAGAGCATCTGTGGCAGATGAAATCCTGAATAGAATAAGAAGAGACTAA
- a CDS encoding pentapeptide repeat-containing protein produces MRRINQKQFLRIIKGEDLEFRISPFPFKLNEPLIIREAHLPYDLFFQDCKLDSLKFINCKFSGDLKLERTQIKSMTFESCQLHDFKINETDISSLEIKNGCEFKSLAIGDSAIDKIEVTDNPIYELIHLGCGNSIKTCYLLNNGDVSRNSFSTKVFLCPERFDFIEIDGVITDLLHVGTFGEYAQLKFKDIHAEIVLIEGCNSDLSKVNFENISPLDKEASALHFVNTAYDQELFGEKAFRDYSLTKIHHDTVNIEELFS; encoded by the coding sequence ATGCGTAGAATCAACCAAAAACAATTCTTAAGGATCATTAAGGGTGAAGATCTGGAATTTAGAATTAGCCCATTCCCTTTCAAATTGAATGAACCGCTTATCATTCGAGAAGCTCATTTACCTTACGATTTATTTTTCCAAGATTGTAAACTAGATAGCCTGAAGTTTATCAATTGTAAGTTCTCTGGGGATTTGAAGTTAGAGCGCACACAGATTAAATCGATGACTTTTGAGTCATGCCAGCTTCATGATTTTAAAATTAATGAGACTGATATTTCTTCGTTGGAAATAAAAAACGGTTGTGAGTTCAAAAGCCTAGCGATTGGTGATAGTGCCATCGATAAAATCGAAGTGACAGATAACCCTATTTACGAACTTATCCATCTTGGCTGTGGCAATAGTATTAAAACATGCTATCTCCTTAACAATGGAGATGTAAGTCGTAATTCATTTTCCACGAAAGTATTCTTGTGCCCAGAGCGTTTTGATTTTATTGAAATCGATGGAGTTATTACAGATTTACTTCATGTAGGTACTTTTGGCGAATATGCTCAATTGAAGTTCAAAGATATTCATGCTGAGATTGTGCTGATAGAAGGATGTAATTCAGATTTGTCTAAAGTGAACTTTGAAAATATTAGTCCTCTAGATAAAGAGGCAAGTGCGCTGCATTTTGTAAACACGGCCTATGATCAAGAATTGTTTGGCGAGAAAGCCTTTAGAGATTATAGCCTTACTAAAATTCACCATGATACTGTTAACATAGAGGAACTCTTCTCCTAA
- the coaE gene encoding dephospho-CoA kinase (Dephospho-CoA kinase (CoaE) performs the final step in coenzyme A biosynthesis.) — protein sequence MTKPLLIGVTGGIGSGKSTVCRIFQAMGVPVYYADDRGKFLMSNDEGLIQEIKKEFGEESYDENGALNREYLAKTVFADTDRLKVLNSFVHPAVARDFETWVNINSDHPYLLKEAALLYEIGSYKELDKTICVMAPKKVRIERVLLRDIQRKKEQVEQIMSKQTDDATRRNLADYQVSNKGDLLLIPQVLNIHEELLNSVS from the coding sequence ATGACTAAACCATTATTAATCGGAGTTACGGGAGGTATTGGATCTGGAAAAAGCACTGTTTGTCGAATTTTTCAAGCCATGGGAGTGCCCGTGTATTATGCCGATGATCGCGGGAAGTTTTTAATGAGCAATGATGAAGGCCTGATTCAGGAAATAAAAAAGGAGTTTGGTGAAGAAAGCTATGATGAGAATGGTGCCTTGAATCGAGAATATTTAGCCAAGACGGTGTTTGCCGATACTGATCGCCTTAAAGTGCTCAATTCTTTTGTTCATCCCGCAGTCGCTCGAGACTTTGAAACATGGGTCAATATAAATTCTGACCACCCTTATTTACTGAAAGAAGCCGCCTTGTTGTATGAAATTGGTTCCTACAAAGAGTTAGACAAGACAATTTGTGTAATGGCTCCAAAAAAGGTAAGAATTGAAAGAGTATTATTGCGAGATATCCAGCGGAAAAAGGAACAAGTCGAGCAAATTATGAGCAAACAAACCGATGACGCGACTCGGAGAAATCTTGCAGACTATCAGGTTTCAAATAAAGGCGATTTGCTACTTATACCGCAAGTCTTAAATATCCACGAGGAACTACTGAATTCAGTTAGCTAG
- a CDS encoding YbbR-like domain-containing protein, whose product MRSAEDIIEKLKRSFQTPSRKDERFKVVVVCIVISTTFWFFSALNKSDYISQINYPVEIVFDDQNYIATSELPDRIPIEVTGGGWDLMTRSFGFNMNPIQIRLTDPDASNHILTSSLRGQLTPGLDPVIVNYILEDSLRFDIQKRASREFELILDPESINLDADFRLASSVTLNPSSVTWTGPERLINAMDRVIYVNAGLDNIDEDVIETVDIPETPEFFTSDTESVELSFEVVRLMDIEADLTVELINFPDSLWEVIPPSIKVRYRIEETKFDVADTLSIRLVADYQSLNPSDSSIQVQAISSQDYIEELRLSTQAVKGQKND is encoded by the coding sequence CCAAGTAGAAAAGACGAAAGGTTTAAGGTGGTAGTTGTGTGCATAGTCATATCTACCACCTTTTGGTTTTTTAGTGCTCTTAATAAATCGGACTACATAAGCCAAATCAATTACCCTGTCGAAATAGTATTTGATGATCAAAACTATATCGCTACTTCCGAGCTACCAGATAGAATACCAATTGAAGTCACTGGTGGTGGCTGGGATTTAATGACAAGATCGTTTGGGTTCAACATGAACCCGATTCAAATCAGGTTGACAGACCCTGACGCATCCAATCACATCTTAACCTCATCTTTAAGAGGTCAGTTAACTCCAGGTTTAGATCCGGTGATAGTGAACTATATATTAGAAGATTCGCTACGCTTCGATATTCAAAAAAGAGCATCAAGAGAGTTCGAGCTTATTCTTGATCCTGAATCGATTAATCTAGATGCTGATTTTAGGCTTGCCTCATCGGTCACTCTAAACCCTAGTTCTGTTACCTGGACTGGTCCAGAGAGATTAATTAATGCTATGGATCGGGTGATTTATGTAAATGCTGGGCTAGACAATATTGATGAGGATGTGATCGAAACAGTCGATATTCCAGAAACGCCAGAGTTTTTTACTTCTGATACTGAAAGTGTAGAATTGAGTTTTGAGGTAGTCAGACTGATGGATATTGAAGCAGACCTAACGGTTGAGCTCATAAATTTCCCTGATTCGTTATGGGAAGTGATACCACCAAGCATCAAGGTCCGGTATAGAATAGAAGAAACTAAATTCGATGTTGCAGATACTTTGAGTATTCGCCTTGTGGCCGATTATCAGTCATTAAACCCGAGTGACTCATCCATACAAGTTCAGGCTATTTCAAGCCAAGATTATATCGAAGAATTGAGGCTTTCAACCCAAGCAGTCAAAGGCCAGAAGAATGACTAA